From Desulfovibrio legallii, one genomic window encodes:
- the folD gene encoding bifunctional methylenetetrahydrofolate dehydrogenase/methenyltetrahydrofolate cyclohydrolase FolD: MLLIDGKATAAALRAELAEAVAAARAEGARAPGLAVILVGEDPASQVYVRNKERACAEAGIVSFPHHLPAGTSQADLLALIRACNADPAVDGILLQLPLPGGLDAQACLLAIDPDKDVDGFHPMNVGRLSVGLPGFVSCTPAGVMELLRRYELPTAGCRAVVVGRSNIVGKPLAMLLTQPGPYGDATVTVCHSRTPDLAAQCRQADFLFLAMGRPRSITADMVREGAVVVDVGINRTPQGLCGDADFAAVSQKARAITPVPGGVGPMTIAMLLSNTVQSWRQRLSL, translated from the coding sequence ATGCTTCTGATCGACGGCAAAGCAACGGCCGCGGCCCTGCGGGCCGAGCTGGCCGAGGCCGTGGCCGCCGCGCGGGCCGAGGGCGCGCGCGCGCCGGGCCTGGCGGTGATTCTGGTGGGCGAGGATCCGGCCTCGCAGGTCTATGTGCGCAACAAGGAACGGGCCTGCGCCGAAGCGGGCATCGTGTCCTTTCCGCACCATCTGCCCGCAGGCACCAGCCAGGCGGATCTGCTGGCCCTGATCCGCGCCTGCAATGCGGATCCGGCCGTGGACGGCATCCTGCTGCAGCTGCCCCTGCCGGGCGGCCTGGACGCTCAGGCCTGCCTGCTGGCCATCGATCCGGACAAGGACGTGGACGGCTTCCACCCCATGAACGTGGGGCGGCTTTCCGTAGGCCTGCCGGGCTTTGTTTCCTGCACGCCTGCCGGGGTCATGGAGCTGTTGCGGCGTTACGAGCTGCCCACGGCGGGCTGCCGGGCCGTGGTGGTGGGGCGCTCCAACATTGTGGGCAAGCCCCTGGCCATGCTGCTTACCCAGCCCGGCCCCTACGGCGACGCCACGGTAACCGTGTGCCACTCCCGCACGCCGGACCTGGCGGCGCAGTGCCGTCAGGCGGATTTTCTGTTCCTGGCTATGGGCCGGCCGCGCAGCATTACCGCCGACATGGTGCGCGAAGGCGCGGTGGTTGTTGACGTGGGCATCAACCGCACGCCCCAGGGCCTTTGCGGCGATGCGGACTTTGCCGCCGTAAGTCAGAAAGCCCGGGCCATCACCCCGGTGCCCGGCGGCGTGGGGCCCATGACCATTGCCATGCTCCTGTCCAATACCGTGCAATCCTGGCGGCAGCGTCTTTCCCTATGA
- the uvrA gene encoding excinuclease ABC subunit UvrA: MSDGKKPCIHIVKARQHNLRDISLDIPRDELVVVCGPSGSGKSTLAFDIVYAEGQRRYVESLSTYARQFLPQMDKPDVEKIEGLSPAISLEQQSVSRNPRSTVGTVTEIYDFLRVFYARLGRMYCPQCGRPIEARATDEIIADILALPQGAKFMVLAPLVELQKGTHQDKFKKLKAEGFARVRVDGAFHTLDALPELDKNKKHSIDLVVDRLVNKEGIRGRLADSVELALRFGDGRLVVHRPDLPQGEQDAVQSTTSVCPHCHISLPALSPQLFSFNGPQGACPRCVGLGGVDYFEPRLIAPNMGLSLSTGALLPWTGKAFARYEAALKALGTRFKFSLSTPLEKFSEDALAALFYGEDEHGRPARASLGLRRNWMGGSVALGAAGDYQSEHFVQAMKAQSQVRADATRWPGVIPLLESGMQYGEAWREALSRFRQTMDCPDCRGARLNPSALAVRVDDLNIAQFCALSVERALDWLARRSFTGRHALIAEPLLKELTHRLSFMRNVGLEYLSLGRSMATLSGGEAQRIRLASQLGSGLVGVTYVLDEPSIGLHPRDNERLLGTLRSLQARGNTVLVVEHDEATICAADTVIELGPGSGAQGGQIMFQGSVDQLLRADTLTARYLRGDASIPLPDQRREGKGALLLHGIATNNLQNIDCRIPLGVLTCVTGVSGSGKSSLVVDTLYKHLALNLGQRVDQPGSIAGLSYTNDAAPVERIVAIDQTPIGRTPRSNPATYTKIFDEIRNIFAMTPDARKRGYKPGRFSFNVRGGRCEACGGDGQIRVEMHFLPDIYVTCDVCKGRRYNHETLEVRYKGLNIADVLELTVRQARELFSSYPALERRLAVLEEVGLEYLRLGQPATTLSGGEAQRIKISRELGKRSLPGTMYILDEPTTGLHMHEVGKLIKVLHALVDRGASVVVIEHNTDMILAADYVLDMGPGGGENGGRIVAAGTPEAIVADPNSVTGRFLMQERLDRTRRRPR, from the coding sequence ATGAGCGACGGCAAAAAGCCCTGCATCCACATCGTCAAGGCCCGGCAGCACAACCTGCGCGACATCAGCCTGGATATCCCCAGGGACGAGCTGGTAGTGGTCTGCGGGCCTTCGGGTTCCGGCAAGTCCACCCTGGCCTTTGACATCGTCTACGCCGAAGGCCAGCGGCGCTATGTGGAATCCCTTTCCACCTACGCCCGCCAGTTCCTGCCCCAGATGGACAAGCCCGACGTGGAGAAGATTGAGGGCCTTTCCCCGGCCATCTCCCTGGAGCAGCAGAGCGTCTCGCGCAACCCGCGCTCCACCGTGGGCACGGTAACGGAAATCTACGACTTTCTGCGCGTGTTCTACGCCCGCCTGGGCCGCATGTACTGTCCCCAGTGCGGACGGCCCATTGAAGCCCGCGCCACGGACGAAATCATTGCGGACATTCTGGCCCTGCCCCAGGGCGCAAAGTTCATGGTTCTGGCCCCGCTGGTGGAGCTGCAAAAAGGCACGCATCAGGACAAATTCAAAAAGCTCAAGGCCGAAGGCTTTGCCCGCGTGCGCGTGGACGGCGCCTTTCATACCCTGGACGCCCTGCCTGAGCTGGATAAAAACAAAAAGCACAGCATCGACCTGGTGGTGGACCGCCTGGTCAACAAGGAGGGCATCCGCGGGCGGCTGGCCGATTCCGTGGAGCTGGCCCTGCGCTTCGGCGACGGGCGGCTGGTGGTGCACCGGCCCGACCTGCCCCAGGGGGAACAGGACGCGGTGCAGTCCACCACTTCGGTCTGCCCGCACTGCCACATTTCCCTCCCGGCCCTGAGCCCGCAGCTCTTTTCCTTCAACGGCCCCCAGGGGGCCTGCCCCCGCTGCGTGGGCCTGGGCGGCGTGGACTACTTTGAACCGCGCCTCATCGCGCCCAACATGGGGCTTTCGCTCAGCACAGGGGCGCTGCTGCCCTGGACGGGCAAGGCCTTTGCCCGCTATGAGGCGGCCCTCAAGGCCCTGGGCACCCGCTTCAAGTTCAGCCTCTCCACCCCGTTGGAAAAATTTTCCGAAGACGCCCTGGCCGCCCTGTTTTACGGCGAGGATGAACACGGCCGCCCGGCGCGCGCCTCCCTGGGCCTGCGCCGCAACTGGATGGGCGGCAGCGTGGCCCTGGGCGCAGCGGGCGACTATCAGAGCGAACACTTTGTCCAGGCCATGAAGGCGCAAAGCCAGGTGCGTGCGGACGCGACGCGCTGGCCCGGCGTCATCCCCCTGCTGGAAAGCGGCATGCAGTACGGCGAAGCCTGGCGCGAGGCGCTCTCGCGCTTCCGCCAGACCATGGACTGCCCGGACTGCCGCGGCGCGCGCCTCAACCCCAGCGCCCTGGCCGTGCGGGTGGACGATCTGAATATCGCCCAGTTCTGCGCTCTTTCCGTGGAGCGCGCCCTGGACTGGCTGGCGCGCCGCAGCTTCACGGGCCGCCATGCCCTGATCGCCGAACCCCTGCTCAAGGAGCTTACCCACCGTTTGTCCTTCATGCGCAACGTGGGGCTGGAGTACCTCTCCCTGGGCCGCTCCATGGCCACCCTTTCCGGCGGCGAGGCCCAGCGCATCCGCCTGGCCTCCCAACTGGGCTCCGGCCTGGTGGGCGTCACCTATGTGCTGGACGAACCCTCCATCGGCCTGCACCCCCGCGACAACGAACGCCTTCTGGGCACCCTGCGCTCCCTCCAGGCCCGCGGCAACACCGTGCTGGTGGTGGAGCACGACGAGGCCACCATCTGCGCGGCGGATACGGTCATTGAGCTGGGCCCCGGCTCCGGGGCGCAGGGCGGGCAGATCATGTTTCAGGGCTCCGTGGATCAGCTCCTGCGGGCCGATACCCTCACGGCCCGCTACCTGCGCGGGGACGCCAGCATCCCCCTGCCCGACCAGCGCCGCGAGGGCAAGGGCGCGCTGCTGCTCCACGGCATCGCCACCAATAATCTGCAGAACATTGATTGCCGCATCCCCCTGGGCGTGCTTACCTGCGTCACGGGCGTTTCCGGCTCCGGCAAAAGCTCCCTGGTGGTGGATACCCTCTACAAGCACCTGGCCCTGAACCTGGGGCAGCGCGTGGACCAGCCCGGCAGCATCGCCGGCCTGAGCTATACCAATGACGCCGCGCCCGTGGAGCGCATCGTGGCCATTGACCAGACCCCCATCGGCCGCACCCCGCGCTCCAACCCGGCCACCTACACCAAGATTTTTGACGAAATCCGCAATATTTTCGCCATGACGCCCGACGCCCGCAAGCGCGGCTACAAACCCGGCCGCTTCAGCTTCAACGTGCGCGGCGGCCGCTGCGAAGCCTGCGGCGGCGACGGCCAGATTCGGGTGGAAATGCACTTTCTGCCAGATATTTACGTCACCTGCGACGTGTGCAAGGGCCGCCGCTACAACCACGAAACCCTGGAAGTGCGCTACAAAGGCCTGAACATCGCCGACGTGCTGGAGCTCACCGTGCGCCAGGCCCGCGAGCTCTTCAGCAGCTATCCCGCCCTGGAACGCCGCCTGGCCGTGCTGGAGGAAGTGGGCCTGGAATACCTGCGCCTGGGCCAGCCCGCCACCACCCTCTCCGGCGGCGAAGCCCAGCGCATCAAAATCTCGCGCGAGCTGGGCAAGCGCTCCCTGCCCGGCACCATGTACATCCTGGACGAACCCACCACCGGCCTGCACATGCACGAGGTGGGCAAGCTCATCAAGGTGCTCCACGCCCTGGTGGACCGCGGCGCCAGCGTGGTGGTCATCGAGCACAATACGGACATGATCCTGGCCGCGGACTATGTGCTGGATATGGGCCCCGGCGGCGGAGAAAACGGCGGCCGCATCGTGGCCGCGGGCACGCCCGAAGCCATCGTGGCCGACCCCAACTCCGTTACGGGCCGCTTCCTCATGCAGGAACGGCTGGACAGAACCAGACGGCGGCCGCGGTAG
- a CDS encoding saccharopine dehydrogenase family protein — translation MANLLIIGAGGVGSVVAHKCAQAAKYEQAFSHITLASRTRAKCDAIAQSVKKRLDADLSTAQVDADNVPELCALLRDLKPDLVCNVALPYQDLHIMDACLECGVHYVDTANYEPLDTAKFEYKWQWAYGERFREAGLTALLGSGFDPGVTNVYAAWALKHQLDEVQVLDIIDCNAGDHGQPFATNFNPEINIREVTARGRYWERGEWVETDPLSWSMTYDFPDGIGPKKCYLMYHEELESLVRNLKGIRRARFWMTFSDNYLNHLKVLGNVGMTRIDPVKFQGQDIVPIQFLAKLLPDPASLGPLTKGKTCIGDVLRGVKGGKEKTVYIYNICDHEACYAEVGSQAISYTTGVPAMIGAKMVASGLWRKPGVWNMEQMDPDPFMEDLNRYGLPWQCVEVR, via the coding sequence ATGGCCAATCTTCTCATCATCGGCGCGGGCGGCGTGGGCAGCGTGGTGGCCCACAAGTGCGCCCAGGCCGCCAAGTACGAACAGGCCTTCAGCCATATCACCCTGGCCAGCCGCACCCGCGCCAAGTGCGACGCCATCGCCCAAAGCGTTAAAAAACGCCTGGATGCGGACCTCAGCACCGCGCAGGTGGACGCGGACAACGTGCCGGAGCTCTGCGCCCTGCTGCGGGATCTGAAGCCCGACCTGGTCTGCAACGTGGCCCTGCCCTACCAGGACCTGCACATTATGGACGCCTGCCTGGAATGCGGCGTGCACTATGTGGATACCGCCAACTACGAACCCCTGGATACGGCCAAATTTGAATACAAATGGCAGTGGGCCTACGGCGAACGCTTCCGCGAGGCCGGGCTCACCGCCCTGCTGGGTTCCGGCTTCGACCCCGGCGTGACCAACGTCTACGCGGCCTGGGCCCTCAAGCACCAGCTGGACGAAGTGCAGGTGCTGGACATCATCGACTGCAACGCGGGCGACCACGGCCAGCCCTTTGCCACCAACTTCAATCCGGAAATCAACATCCGCGAGGTCACGGCCCGGGGCCGCTACTGGGAACGCGGCGAATGGGTGGAAACCGACCCCCTCTCCTGGTCCATGACCTACGACTTCCCCGACGGCATCGGCCCCAAAAAGTGCTATCTTATGTACCACGAGGAGCTGGAATCCCTGGTGCGCAACCTCAAGGGCATTCGCCGGGCCCGCTTCTGGATGACTTTTTCGGACAACTACCTGAACCACCTCAAGGTGCTGGGCAACGTGGGCATGACCCGCATTGATCCCGTCAAATTCCAGGGCCAGGACATTGTGCCCATTCAGTTCCTGGCCAAACTGCTGCCCGACCCGGCCTCCCTCGGCCCCCTCACCAAGGGCAAGACCTGCATTGGCGACGTGCTGCGCGGCGTCAAGGGCGGCAAGGAAAAAACCGTCTACATCTACAACATCTGCGACCATGAAGCCTGCTATGCCGAGGTGGGCTCCCAGGCCATTTCCTATACCACAGGCGTGCCCGCCATGATCGGCGCAAAGATGGTGGCCTCCGGCCTGTGGCGCAAGCCCGGCGTCTGGAATATGGAACAGATGGACCCAGACCCCTTCATGGAAGACCTCAACCGCTACGGCCTGCCCTGGCAGTGCGTGGAAGTGCGGTAA
- a CDS encoding hemolysin family protein, which translates to MLTLVLSITLAIAVSFLCSLAESVLYSLPWSAIERLRRSGRPAGAALYKLRLDVNRPIAAILTLNTIANTAGATVAGAAFLAAFGPDFTALFAVGFTGLVLVMGEILPKSLGVAHTEAIAVAMARPLAVVTRLLTPVLWITDGISRLVVRPRAAGPVVSEDDIRAVASLSRQAGRIKPYEEAFIRNVLALDQKRVYDIMTPRTVVFSLPETETVEDAYKDPRIWHFSRVPVYGDNNEDIVGFVERRALARSLHDGQGGAQLAAVMRPINFILENQTLDVLLREMLEAHEHLFAVLDEYGGLSGVVSLEDVLEEILGSEIVDESDNVEDLRALARRRREAVTRGKA; encoded by the coding sequence ATGCTGACCCTTGTGCTCTCCATCACCTTGGCCATTGCCGTATCTTTTTTGTGCTCGCTGGCGGAATCGGTGCTCTATTCCCTGCCCTGGTCCGCCATTGAACGGCTGCGGCGTTCCGGCCGCCCGGCAGGGGCGGCGCTCTATAAGCTGCGGCTGGACGTCAACCGGCCCATTGCCGCCATCCTTACCCTCAACACCATTGCCAACACGGCCGGGGCCACGGTGGCCGGCGCGGCTTTTCTGGCCGCATTCGGCCCGGATTTCACCGCCCTGTTTGCCGTGGGCTTTACGGGCCTGGTGCTGGTGATGGGCGAAATTCTGCCCAAAAGCCTGGGCGTGGCCCACACGGAAGCCATTGCCGTGGCCATGGCCCGGCCCCTGGCGGTGGTCACCCGGCTGCTGACCCCGGTTCTCTGGATTACCGACGGCATCAGTCGGCTGGTGGTGCGGCCCCGCGCGGCCGGGCCGGTGGTTTCGGAAGACGACATCCGCGCCGTGGCCAGCCTTTCGCGCCAGGCCGGGCGCATCAAGCCCTATGAGGAAGCCTTTATCCGCAACGTGCTGGCCCTGGACCAGAAGCGCGTCTACGACATTATGACCCCGCGCACCGTGGTCTTTTCTTTGCCGGAAACCGAAACCGTGGAAGACGCCTACAAGGATCCGCGCATCTGGCATTTCAGCCGCGTGCCCGTGTACGGCGACAACAACGAAGACATCGTGGGCTTTGTGGAGCGCCGCGCCCTGGCCCGCAGCTTGCACGACGGCCAGGGCGGCGCGCAGCTCGCCGCCGTTATGCGGCCCATCAATTTTATTCTGGAAAATCAGACCCTGGACGTGCTCCTGCGCGAGATGCTGGAGGCCCACGAGCATCTTTTTGCCGTGCTGGACGAGTACGGCGGGCTTTCAGGGGTGGTTTCGCTGGAAGACGTGCTGGAAGAGATCCTCGGCAGCGAGATTGTGGACGAGAGCGACAATGTGGAAGACCTGCGCGCCCTGGCCCGCCGCCGCCGGGAGGCCGTCACCCGCGGCAAGGCGTAA
- the eno gene encoding phosphopyruvate hydratase, with protein MSSIASVFGREILDSRGNPTVEVEVTLESGHSARAAVPSGASTGSREALEMRDGDKKRYGGKGVTKAVEHVNSEIADALTGMDVLRQVQIDNTLIDLDGTDNKSRLGANAMLGVSMACARVAAEYLGLPLYKYLGGINAKVLPVPMMNIVNGGAHAPNNLDIQEFMIMPVGAMTFADSLRMGAEIFHTLQAILKKDGHVTSVGDEGGFAPNLKNHDEAFSYIIKAIEEAGYNPGREVALAIDAAASEFYKDGSYVLAGEGKTFNNAEMSQWLAEFADKYPLISIEDGMAEGDWDGWGMLTGALGDRIQLVGDDVFVTNPAILAEGIDAGVANAILIKLNQIGTVTETLDTVEMAKEASYSTVISHRSGETEDSFIADLAVGLNAGQIKTGSLCRSERMAKYNQLLRIEEELDEDAEFFGPIMAEYYLQEGSDQ; from the coding sequence ATGAGCAGCATTGCCTCGGTTTTCGGCCGTGAGATTCTTGATTCGCGCGGCAATCCCACCGTGGAGGTGGAAGTGACGCTGGAGTCGGGCCACAGCGCCAGGGCCGCTGTGCCTTCCGGCGCTTCCACCGGCAGCCGCGAGGCGCTGGAAATGCGCGACGGCGACAAAAAGCGCTATGGCGGCAAAGGGGTGACCAAGGCCGTGGAGCACGTCAACAGCGAAATCGCCGACGCCCTCACGGGCATGGACGTGCTGCGCCAGGTGCAGATCGACAATACCCTTATTGACCTGGACGGCACGGACAACAAGTCCCGTCTGGGGGCCAACGCCATGCTGGGGGTCAGCATGGCCTGCGCCCGCGTGGCTGCTGAGTACCTGGGCCTGCCCCTCTACAAGTATCTGGGCGGCATCAACGCCAAGGTGCTGCCCGTGCCCATGATGAACATCGTCAACGGCGGCGCGCACGCCCCCAACAACCTGGATATTCAGGAGTTCATGATCATGCCCGTGGGGGCCATGACCTTTGCCGATTCCCTGCGCATGGGCGCGGAGATCTTCCACACCCTGCAGGCCATCCTCAAAAAGGACGGCCACGTGACCAGCGTGGGCGACGAGGGCGGCTTTGCCCCCAACCTCAAGAACCACGACGAAGCCTTCAGCTACATCATCAAGGCCATCGAAGAGGCGGGCTACAATCCCGGCCGCGAGGTGGCCCTGGCCATTGATGCGGCGGCCTCGGAATTTTATAAGGACGGCTCCTATGTGCTGGCGGGCGAGGGCAAAACCTTCAACAACGCTGAAATGAGCCAGTGGCTGGCCGAATTTGCGGACAAATACCCCCTCATCTCCATTGAGGACGGCATGGCCGAGGGCGACTGGGACGGCTGGGGCATGCTCACGGGCGCGCTGGGCGACCGCATCCAGCTGGTGGGCGACGACGTCTTCGTCACCAATCCGGCCATCCTGGCCGAGGGCATTGACGCGGGCGTGGCCAACGCCATCCTTATCAAGCTGAACCAGATCGGCACGGTCACCGAAACCCTCGATACCGTGGAAATGGCCAAGGAAGCCTCCTACAGCACGGTCATCTCGCACCGTTCCGGCGAAACGGAAGACAGCTTCATCGCTGACCTGGCCGTGGGCCTCAATGCCGGGCAGATCAAAACCGGCTCCCTCTGCCGCTCGGAGCGCATGGCCAAGTATAATCAGCTGCTGCGCATTGAAGAAGAGCTGGACGAGGACGCCGAATTCTTCGGCCCCATTATGGCGGAGTATTACCTGCAGGAAGGCTCGGACCAATAA
- a CDS encoding gamma-glutamyltransferase family protein — protein sequence MRQPFDFDPLYAPYPSRRIPVYARNGMVASSSALAAAAGLAMLRQGGNAVDAIVATAAALTVLEPTSNGLGSDAFALVWHGEALHGLNASGPAPQAISIEKVLARHGGAAMPRYGWTPVTVPGAVAAWAALSARFGKLPFPTLLEPAITYAAEGYPVPPMLAFLWNEAFQKLRAHCTGPEFAAWYSTFVPQGQPPQAGAIVRLPDHARSLTAIAQSQGEDFYRGDLAARIAAESAAFHGFLTAADLAAFQPQWVEPISVAYRGYELWEIPPNGQGITALMALNILKEFPLGTLPEAEARHLQWEAMKLAFADSRRYVTDSRHMSVDYHAFLDPAFGAARARQITDRAALPAPVELPRGGTVYLCAADGHGNMVSYIQSNYMGFGSGIVVRDTGIALQNRGADFSLDPSHANCLRPGKKTYHTIIPAFITQGGRPVGPMGVMGAYMQPQGHVQVMCNLVDYKLNPQQALDAPRWQWVGDRRFLVEPSFPIETARQLAARGHETEVALQSVSFGRGQMILRLDNNVLVGATEPRTDSNIACY from the coding sequence ATGCGCCAGCCCTTTGATTTCGACCCGCTCTACGCGCCCTATCCCTCCCGACGCATTCCCGTCTACGCCCGCAACGGCATGGTGGCCTCCTCCTCGGCGCTGGCCGCCGCGGCGGGCCTTGCCATGCTGCGCCAGGGCGGCAACGCCGTGGACGCCATCGTGGCCACGGCCGCGGCCCTTACCGTGCTGGAGCCCACCTCCAACGGGCTGGGCAGCGACGCCTTCGCCCTGGTCTGGCACGGCGAAGCCCTGCACGGCCTCAACGCCAGCGGCCCCGCGCCCCAGGCCATTTCCATAGAAAAAGTCCTGGCCCGCCACGGCGGCGCAGCCATGCCGCGCTACGGCTGGACGCCCGTCACCGTGCCCGGAGCCGTGGCGGCCTGGGCCGCCCTTTCCGCCCGCTTCGGCAAGCTGCCTTTCCCCACCCTGCTGGAACCGGCCATAACCTATGCCGCAGAAGGCTACCCCGTGCCGCCCATGCTGGCCTTTCTGTGGAACGAAGCCTTTCAGAAGCTGCGCGCCCACTGCACCGGCCCGGAATTTGCCGCCTGGTACAGCACCTTTGTCCCGCAGGGGCAGCCTCCGCAGGCGGGTGCAATCGTGCGCCTGCCCGATCACGCCCGCAGCCTCACGGCCATTGCCCAAAGCCAGGGCGAAGATTTTTACCGCGGCGATCTGGCCGCGCGCATAGCTGCGGAAAGCGCCGCCTTCCACGGCTTCCTGACGGCCGCGGATCTGGCGGCCTTCCAGCCCCAGTGGGTGGAGCCCATCAGCGTGGCCTACCGCGGCTATGAGCTGTGGGAAATCCCGCCCAACGGCCAGGGCATCACGGCCCTTATGGCGCTCAACATTCTCAAGGAATTTCCCCTGGGAACCCTCCCTGAGGCGGAGGCCCGGCACCTGCAGTGGGAAGCCATGAAGCTGGCCTTTGCCGACAGCCGCCGCTATGTGACGGACAGCCGCCACATGAGCGTGGACTACCATGCTTTTCTCGACCCGGCCTTCGGCGCGGCCCGCGCCCGCCAGATTACAGACCGCGCCGCCCTGCCCGCGCCCGTGGAACTGCCCCGGGGCGGCACGGTCTACCTCTGCGCCGCCGACGGGCACGGCAACATGGTCTCCTATATCCAAAGCAACTATATGGGCTTTGGCTCCGGCATCGTGGTGCGCGATACGGGCATTGCCCTGCAGAACCGCGGGGCGGATTTCTCCCTCGATCCCAGCCATGCCAACTGTCTCAGGCCCGGCAAAAAAACCTACCACACCATCATCCCCGCCTTCATCACCCAGGGCGGACGGCCCGTGGGCCCCATGGGCGTCATGGGGGCCTATATGCAGCCGCAGGGCCATGTGCAGGTCATGTGCAACCTTGTGGACTACAAGCTCAATCCGCAACAGGCCCTGGACGCGCCCCGCTGGCAGTGGGTGGGCGACCGCCGTTTTCTGGTGGAACCCTCCTTCCCCATAGAAACCGCCCGCCAGCTGGCCGCTCGCGGCCATGAGACGGAAGTGGCCCTCCAAAGCGTCTCCTTTGGCCGCGGGCAGATGATCCTGCGCCTGGACAACAACGTGCTGGTAGGCGCGACAGAACCCCGCACAGACAGCAATATCGCCTGTTATTAA
- a CDS encoding type III pantothenate kinase, whose amino-acid sequence MECDLLLFDIGNTSVKIGLADARRVLTSYTLHTDIGQTADNLGLTLLALLRHAGVTPGQLAGCVASSVVPGFDPLLRESVARYLNCPLHRVGKDLPVPLENRYERPCEVGADRLVGAYAARRLCPEAPSILVVDFGTAVTLDCVSGDAYLGGLIFPGPRTALAALSGAAAKLPRINLDVRATEPSPGRNTSTSMRHGLVFGFASMVEGLAQRLKRQLPGPTKVLGTGGFADAIARVSPVFDQVTPMLLLEGLRRLYYEQRDTLDR is encoded by the coding sequence ATGGAGTGCGATCTTCTGTTGTTTGACATCGGCAACACTTCGGTCAAAATCGGCCTGGCGGACGCGCGCCGGGTGCTGACCTCCTACACCCTGCACACGGATATAGGGCAGACGGCGGACAACCTGGGGCTTACCCTGCTTGCGCTGTTGCGCCATGCGGGCGTAACGCCTGGGCAACTGGCCGGCTGCGTGGCCTCCTCGGTGGTGCCGGGCTTTGACCCCCTGCTGCGCGAATCCGTGGCCCGGTATCTGAACTGCCCCTTGCACCGGGTGGGCAAGGATCTGCCCGTGCCCCTGGAAAACCGCTACGAGCGCCCCTGCGAAGTGGGGGCCGATCGCTTGGTGGGGGCCTATGCGGCGCGGCGGCTCTGCCCTGAGGCCCCGTCCATTCTGGTGGTGGATTTCGGCACGGCTGTCACCCTGGATTGCGTGAGCGGCGACGCCTACCTGGGCGGCCTGATATTTCCCGGCCCGCGCACGGCGCTGGCGGCGCTTTCCGGCGCGGCGGCCAAGCTGCCGCGCATTAATCTGGACGTGCGCGCCACAGAGCCCTCTCCGGGCCGCAACACCAGCACCAGCATGCGCCACGGGCTGGTTTTCGGTTTTGCCAGCATGGTGGAGGGCCTGGCCCAGCGGCTCAAGCGCCAGCTGCCCGGCCCCACAAAGGTGCTGGGCACGGGCGGCTTTGCCGACGCCATCGCCAGGGTGAGCCCGGTATTTGACCAGGTGACGCCCATGCTGCTGCTTGAAGGTCTACGCCGCCTGTACTACGAGCAGCGGGATACGCTGGACCGCTGA